The DNA sequence cgttttaaaaaaacataccctttaGGACCGTACATCCCATATATATAGCTTGATATATAAGAGGAAATAATCTCTCTCCCGTCGAACTAAGTTGCCTTTAACGCGAGGTTATGTAGCGGAAGACTTTGTCAACATAATCTCGCAAGAAAATAGGTGTGCTGAAACCACCGGATTATCCTGATTATAATCTTGTTTGATCTGTTTAATTGTTTATAATGCAGTAACTGTACTTAATGGCAGGTTGATGCCGCATTCAGCGCTGGGGACAGGTTTTTCACTTTGGAAAGTGACgtcaaaagaaaatacaaaaaaggggAAAGGGTCAGTCAAAATGGATGGGACGCATTGGAAAGAGAGAGGTAGTTAATTCTTAAGGGTACTTACAAGTGCAGCACGTAAACTCTCTTTATtagactctctataagacggacatcctGTAAGACGGAAATTTAATGGCGGTCCCAAAGGTTTCCGTCTTCGgagagagttaactgtatttCTGACACCCTGCTGGTAGAGTTTTAATCCCCAACATGGTTCTTAGCAACGTCGTTCGCGCCGTTGATATTCGCGTAGTCGGCTTATTTATGTCAGCCAACTGATACGGGGGTTACTCCAGAGGCGCGTCAGTGAAGTACTAGGTTATATACTTTATTTCTGAGTGAGTTACTCTTTCACTTTACAATTCTTCAACTTCCTTAGCAAAGTCCTTCTTCAAGTTATCCTTTTTCTTGGCAGTTCTCTTGCTTACTCTTTTTCTATAACTGCTTACACCTTCTTCTAAAAGCTTACTTTTCAACAGCtctctatttatttgtttggttGTCCATAATATgtttacgttaataataatgcGTAGGATACATTTACGTTCTAATTAGCATACGATTAATTCGTAAcctaaaatttctttgaaaagcttTTCTTCAGTTCTGGAGCAGGATAACTACTAAGGAAAACTAACTAAGTAAAGTTCAGTAAAAGAAACACACTTTTACACAGTTACTTTAAAGTTGTTTGGACATTTTAAAGGTAAAACTCAAAGACACAAGCTTCGTTAATGGTAAACAAAGGACAACTCCCATATTCATAAATGTGGAAACAAGATAAATAGATGGGACAAAACTTCCTACCTTTAATTAATCAATACCTAGAAAACGGAAAACTTTGTCAACAAACACTAGCCTTAAAACGCAAAGTTCCCTTCGTAAATTACTAAAAGTGTCCATTAAAAGATAAGTATTTTCCGAGGGACATCAAATCAGGAGACATGATGTCCCATTCTTGAAAAGCACACTTTTAATATTTATCTTTCTAAATGCCGGAAAAGCTTATTAGTAAATTTGTTATTCATCATGTTGCATTCTTAAAGGTAAACACTTAGAATGTTCTAGAACCTTAAAAGCCTATTTATTGGATATTTATCGACCTTTCATTAACTTTCCATATATCTTCAAAATCGGGAAGATAAGTCCTGTAACACAACCACGCGCGAGCTACTTCGTTATgctaaaaaagttttctttttttgttctaggTTCTATACTTTTATTCCTTTAACGTATTGTGTTTTGGATTGCAGTGTTAATCGACGAGAAAAGACACCAGGGGATCTAAAGGAATGCTTCGATATAAAAGATTTCTTAGAGGATGACTTCGTAAGTCAATGGATATAGCTGCAAAGTAACTATTTTCGtgcagaaattacaaaatgctttgcaagttttatctaaaagcCACACCAGTGAGAGCTGAAAAAGTTAACCTATTTAATCCGATGAAATACTGATATGAATATAAGATAAGATATACCAGATAAATTAACTTGTTCTACCATTATGGACAGTGACTCCACTAAGATATTCGTACTTGCAAGAACAAGACTAGCAACTTACATTTTTAGAGGCACGGCCATTGTATAATTTCTGCAAACGAGTTCAGCTAGTGCCAGGCGGATCTTTTTCTCCAAATGTAAGGTAACTTTTCAGCCCGTAGACACGTTTTAAGTGAATAGTAGTagtgataataaaaataagaattgGCCTAAAAACGTAACCTGATTTGAAATACACTCTATGCAAAATGTTCTCATATAAAGCATGTGAACTCGGTTGAACTGTGGTTTTGCCAGGAACGCTTAGACACTATTAACGCTTTCAGAAACATTGTAGAGGAATCAAAGTTTCCAGAAGTTTCCGGAAGTTATTTTTTGCGTACTGTAATGTTTTCAAGGCAGGAGATATCGACTGAAGTTGGGTATCCAGTGTTGGATTCGTGCAGTGAGGTTTTTCGCTGTTGGCACCAGTACTGTGGGCGAAACTTCATAAAAAAATCAAGACAAATTTGAGTCTTTAACTCCGAAGTTCATTTCAGGAATTTCAAAATTAACACAATTATTTGAATCTTTGATGCAAAAATGACGGTCATAAAATAGCTTTCCTTGCCCGAAAATTTAACGGGACTTACGAGAAACAATCTCTGTCTGGAAACAAGTTATAGCACCAATAGActaaaaccccatttacacgcactaaaaaaatcggcacggcatgccaaatttttggcacccTGCTGACGATTTTAAGGCACGGCACTCCCAACTTTCGACGTGTAGACGTATCGGTCCCACATGTAATGTGACACCAGTGCTCAAAATTTTAGGGGTGCAGAGACTACCCCCCAGAGGTAGTCTCGTCACGGGTAAACGAGGCACGGTcccaaaaatttggcgtgctGTGCCGATTTTTTTAGCGCGTGTAAATAGGGTTAAACGGCCAAAAACTGAGAGTGAAAGTTAAAGGCCAATTTTATAGTGGTTCCTACAGTATTCAAAGGTCGAAATCTTGGTTCCAAAACTCGCATTAGCTGATCGCGTAGTAAATTTTTCCCCCACATACCTGATACCCCAACCTATTTCCTTGCCGTTCTCACTTAAGTCAATACTGaactctaccgtgagctgtaACGTCACTGAGAGAGAGACTCGTTTACCCTTTACCAGACTTCGCGCTGACAACAAGTCAaaagagaacgcctagggactagggtGATGATACCCATGTACAGTTTGTGAACCACTGGCCGTTTTAAAGACGACTGGTGTAAAAACGGGACGCATAAAAGTTGTCGAGATGATTAGGAAAAATAGCAGAGTTTTCTTAAAGAAGACAAGGCACTGACTCCTCATTTGCAGATTTGGCCAACGGAAGTTCCCAACTTTAAGGAACATGTGTTGGATTTATGGAAAGATACTCATGAGCTCAGTTTAAGGGTGCTCTCAACTGTCACAATTGGGATGGGTCTGGTAAGTTCCATATTGGCGGGGTTAACAACCAATGTAATTGGTCTGTTGACTATAAATTGACGAATAAAGAGAACATAAAAGCGAATCTATTAAACGTTTTTCTTATTTCCTTAATGGAATAACCGTTTCCATCATTTCTGGTGTGTTATTATCACGTGGTATCAGCTATAGAAACGAATTTGAATGGAATAAAAGTAGGCAGGTTAGAATTAACGCTTTTGAAATAAGTGCGatagaaaaatttttaaaatatcatggacggaacacaaaacaaataagTCAATTGGGAAGGAATTCAAAATGGAAGATCAATGGTTAGAGATctttataaataaacaaaagcTGAAGTACTAATCTTGGCACAGGATGCGATATTGCTAAAGAGAACAGTATTCTGGATGGAGATGATTGTCGTGAAAATGAGCGGGAAAGCCGAATTAATACCCCCTTCCTGATCCTGTTAGTCTGACAGCAACAGGAAGGATTATGACTCACAAATGATATTGAATTAACTTAACTACTTTGTTTCATCCCAGGATCCTACAACTTTTGACTTTGCTTTCAAACATACTGGGAAGCTTGAAGGAAATTCTGCGCTCCGCTACACTTACTACCCAAAAGCTGACCCTACAAAGGTGAAACCTGGTCAGCTTCGTTGCGGGGAACACACTGACCTCGGGATCATAACGATGCTATATCAAGATGAATTAGGAGGTTTGGAGGTGAGACATTAACAGAAACTAATATCAAACCAGTGACGGTCGCTTCGACTGAGTGACGCCACCTACTGGTTTCCTctcgaaatgacgtctgagaaacgcgcgcagaaattccatactgatgacgcgtcgtGGTTGTGCCGCgtaggaaatttgcttcaaccaatcagaaaatgcgtcatcagtatggaagttctgcgctcgtttctcagacgtcattggCCGGAAACAAGCtttggcgtcgcgaaatgtcaaCTGTTTAGGCGAGGAGAGCCTTctgaattttgaaaactttctgCTCACCCTAGCTCTCCGCGTTTATGAGCTCGACGATTACACAAAGGAAACTTTTGCGAACTTGTGAAGGAGAGATGTCTAGAATTGCGAAGTATTTTGTCATGTAAAACAGTCGGCGTAAGTGACCTCTGAGCGAAACAACTACAGTATTTCACTTCAGACCCTTAATCTTCGGcccatttttggaatttccagtATTAGAGGATTAGAGAAATGAAGCCGGAATGTAAGCAGTGGAAATCTGAATAGTAAAAAGCCGAACTAAAATGTACTTCTTTACTGAAAtatctctctttcttttccaaCAGTTTCTATCCGCTGAGGGGAAATATGTTCCTGCAGTTCCCATCAAAGGATCTATTTACATTAATATTGGAAACATGATGCAGAAGTTGACATCAGACAGGCTTATCGCAGGGGTAACggttttatgtttattttttcaacattttttgttaAACTGTACAGTGACGCAAAAGTAGCTTTTTTGGAATCAGATTACCTATAACAGATAAAAATTGTCTCGGACCCCACTGGGGCAGACTGGGCGCgattattgcgggcg is a window from the Porites lutea chromosome 10, jaPorLute2.1, whole genome shotgun sequence genome containing:
- the LOC140951211 gene encoding uncharacterized protein — its product is MGSTDDLPIVNFEALSLKHEQVPDRDNPTVKELARQMVKHFSSVGFVYIINHGLTLEKVDAAFSAGDRFFTLESDVKRKYKKGERVSQNGWDALERESVNRREKTPGDLKECFDIKDFLEDDFIWPTEVPNFKEHVLDLWKDTHELSLRVLSTVTIGMGLDPTTFDFAFKHTGKLEGNSALRYTYYPKADPTKVKPGQLRCGEHTDLGIITMLYQDELGGLEFLSAEGKYVPAVPIKGSIYINIGNMMQKLTSDRLIAGRHRVVVSEKEVNYLNQPRRSLVYFMRPDLDAQIECLDGSNKYVPIISGNYVKQKLNATYQY